The sequence cacagcGGCGGTAAGGCGTCGGGCAAGCACAGTAGACGAACAGGAGAAGCACAGTGAAGCCCAGTAATTCATTTTGAATGATTTTGACCAGTTTTTGACCggccaaaactcaaaatttgataTGGGAACacaaaatttggccaaaataaaagttgtagaggaaaataagagctacaactttcgttttgggcggaagttgatttggagctcggatcaaggacaaaaacaagatcgaacacagctaagtagatgtttactatgcgaacgcgattagcgttaacgacgaatttgagtccacgatttgcgagttaactcgtgattagcgagacgattaacacaggggtgttacagtggCTCACAAGTTTAAGGACCAAGATGAGAGCGTGGGATAAATTTAAGGACCGATATGAGAGTGCAGAAAGTTTAATGACTCGTATGTGTATTTTGAGAGTATGAGGACCATGATAAAACTCAGGATAAGTTCAAGGACTATTATGTGCGTTTTGAGAGTACTGGGGCTGAAATGAGATCTCACAATTAATCTAATAACCGCCGGTGAAGTTTATTCGCAATGACAGTGACGACCATGACGGCAGATACACAAGTAGTCCGGACTCATAACAACGCCGGCAGGCTAGAAAATTTCGAAGCCCGTTTCCAAGACATGGTCGTTGGTGGGCTAAATCATACTACTCTCTGGAAATGTACCTAGGCCGGGCTCAAAGGCCAACCCAACTTCAAACGATTTTATAGGTCCGTCAACACAGTTATCTAGGTCCCACTTCCAGAATCCTCCTAACTTCCTTGATAAAAAATGTTCTAGAAAGATCCCAAAAGTGCTCTCTAAACAGTCCGATGCGATTCAATCGATCATGTCCTTCTCCGCAGCGCACGTCTTCAAAACGACTCCTCAAGAGATTTCGATTCCATCATCGCGTTGAGGGCAAGATTGATTCTATATTGGCTACAATGACAATGTAATGATACTATATTGGCATTATTGATTCAAACAAACAAATTTGTTTGAGTTAGTTAGTTGGTGATCGACGAAATTGGCTACGATGACAATGTAATGATACTATATCGGCATTATTGATtcaaataaacaaaattgtttGAGTCAGTTTTTTATAATGGAATTAAACAAACAACCCAGCCTCTAAGTTCTGAACCAGCACACATTCTGTACTGAAAAAATACCCCTCAGAGGTGACTACTGATAAAACAATTTAGAGCATTTCACTACAGGAAAAATTCGGTTTGAGTAAAGATGAGGTTGAAAAAGGAGTTTGCAACTTTAATTTACATTTACACACACTCATGTATTGAGCAGAAATTAGACAGCCataaaattcttttttttttcaaactcagAAGCTAAAGCATATGTAAGTTTGAAGATGATTAAGTTGCCCCACAATCTCATCACAACATGGTGTTCAAGATTTTTGAATAACTGTGGATATGTTTTTAAAGAAAGTTTTGAAGTTTGCAACACTTAGCCAGTTTTTACCGGATATGCACCACTCATCAAGGAATATTTAGTTGCCCAAACAATCACTCGTAGAGTCAGGACGCTAGCTTGTGCTTGAATAATATAAAATGTAAGCTCAGCGTGCTAGCTTGGAAGCTGCATTTGAGCACAAAAAGTTGAGAAGTAGCGTGCACACTTCCATTGATCTCCTGTTAGCGCAGAAAACAACACGCTCAACAATCTTAATCCACTTCTCCCCATCCATTTGCCAAATTGCCTTCACACGCGTGTGTGTGATTGGGATCACATCAAAGATGAGTTGGAGGTTACGTTGGCATTGAATTTGTGTACAAATGTTTGTATTTTAAAGTATCCGTTTTGAACTCATTAGTGTCAACTTGATCATTGTGGATGAAGTTAATCCATTGACTTTAAGAAGCGGATAAGAAACAAACTAGGGAGATGTATATGCTATATATAGGAGCTGAAGGAAGCGATTAATAAAATGAAAACCCGGAAAAATTTGTTGCTGAATCTGAATGGTTAGTGGGTTGTACTCAACTTGTTGTTTGAGAAAATGGATTTTAAAATGAGTCAGCGACACATAGAtccaaaaaatgaaaaacttAAACTAGCGTTGCGTCCGCGTGGTGCTACAACATTATTTATTTACTCATCCATCTATtcattttgtttgtttgtttttaaaaaaagaaaaaaaatccgcGCTCGGATTGCAAATATCACAAATTTTGGATTTTTCTAAAATGCGAATATGACCATGGCTCCACCACTAGAACGCAGAGTTGTCCCTTGTACAAGCATCTCTATTTTCCTGTGTTTGCTATGCGCCGCTTCCTTTCTGGGGAACAGTAGTAGGTAAAGGATGCCATCTACTATCTATATGGAGTTGAGACAACATGGACAAAGGGATCCTTGTGACAATAAGTCCAAGGAAGAACACAGGCAACGGGCAACAGTTTGCCTGAAAGAAATGGTGCCTTCTGCACGCAGGCAACGATTCCGTTCGCAGCCAATCCTATGCAGGAAGCCAGAGAGCAAGTGGGATCCCTTAATTGGAAAGGAAAGCTTTCCCGCGAAGCAAGAGCAACGCGATCGAACCGCCAGCCTATAACTTTGCATCTCAAACAAAACGCCTTTCCTTGATCTGCTTTGTTACATACATGCTGTTCCGGGTTCATCATTTCCCTTCTCTTTGATTGGACAGTTACGCGTTTTTCATTTCCACCATTCACGAAAttaagataaataaataaacgtTTCGGTATAGGAGTATTTGGAGCACGGGGACTTCTCCTCGTCTCCATAGAATTTGAATCATTTTTCTACCAAATTCCTGCAAAATTCATGTGAAAACCTACCACCAAACAAGCCCTGGGATGGCGCAAAACGACAGAATGTAATGTAACCTTTTACCTTTGAGATGATGAGATGAAGACCTCGTCTGCTAGCTTTAACAAAGGTCCATGATTCGAGCAAGGTTTGTACCACTCTAGTGAtgaggtccctccccactttgGTAATCCACCTAAACAAAAGCTTAAGCATCTCAAAGACTCAGCAAACATCACATTATtcattttccctttttcttttccaaacgtGAGTTAATTTGCTTCAAATTCAcgctcagaaaaaaaaaactaaattacGCGACGGGCGATACCAGAAACGGTTAACGCGGAGACGCTAATTACAGGCACTGATACTCGCTTCAAGCAACGAGCCAGCCGGGCGCCGTCCCACATCACATGGACGACGAGCGCAAAGCGGCCGATGCCGGCCGGCGAGTCGTCGACCCCCGgcagcgcgcgcggccgcgtcGCTCACGCCGGCTCGCGACCCGGCGCAAGGCACACCGGGGCACCGGGCCCCGGAGAGCCTTTTCCCGATGTGATGGCGATCCTGACGCCGCCTGACTAACCGACCCGCGGCCGCGTGTTTTTTGTCCGCTCCGCTCGGCCCCGATGCTCCGCCGGGCTTGCCGCCGTACGCACGCGGCTGatgacggggcggcggcgcgcggccgggctGGCTGCTGCGACGCGCCGTGGCGTTGGCTTTGTCCCTACGCCTCGCGTTCTCCACTGGCGCACAGCAGCTAGCGGTAGCAGCCCGGCCGCAACCACGCGCCCCCGCTGGCCGCGCGCTCGCGGCGATTATTATATAAAGTTATAAACCCTCCCTAATCCCCTCGAAATCCTCCCCGACCAGCTCGCTCGCGCTGCCTTAGACTAAAGCAAAGCACACGCACACAGCCAGTTCTTCGTCGTGAGACAAGTAAGATTCGAGAGCAAGAGATCGATGGCCTGCCGGGTGGCCGCGCTCGTCCTTCTCCTCGCGCTCGCCGTGGCGCTCGTCGTGGCGCCGCCTCCGTGCGCCGCGGCGGCAAGGGTGCGGCTGCTTGCCGACGTACCACGCGCCACCAGGGAGGCGCCGGGCTACGACAAAATGGatggttcggcggcggcggcggccgggagcgggtTCCGAGGATCGCCGCCGGAGTTCGATGGCAAGATGGCGGCGGTTGGCAATGCCGCGGCGCGGGTGATGGGGTCCGTCCCGAGCCCCGGGGTCGGGCACTAGCAGCTAGTAGTTGCACAGTACTCCTGCACATACAGATTGCCGACATGATTTTAGCGCTATTTTATTCTTCATTAATTTGGTTTAGCTCTGTGTGTTCTTCGAGTGATTGCAAGTTGAGTAAGCTAAGATAGGAAGGAAGTTTTGTAGGCCCATGCCCATGCGTGCTTTAGACGGTCGAGCTACTAGCAGCTAGCAGATGCAGCTGTCGCACGCCACGTCTCGTGTTTCTACCACTTGTTGCCTCGTCTTTGTTTGCTGCTAGGTTGGGGAGGGTGCTGTCTCTGCTTGTGTTGTCTGCTTGTACACACTAGCAATTTCATTCACTGATTACTACGTGATCACCACTTGATTGAACATCTATCGATCATCAGTTCTCATTCACACGTACACATCTGCTTCAAACTATATATAAATGGCAGACTATGATGTTCCTTTCGGAGTTACATGTCTCACTTCATCCGGGTAAGTAGCATGAGTCGGTCTTAATAAGCCAGCTCCTGTGGATAAGACCTTGGAGCAAGTTGGTTTTCTTTCTAATTCCGGATGTAGTATGTAAAAGTTGAAAGTGCCTTTTCGGATGCATAAGCTAAATCGTAGCTAAAGTAAGTAAACATTATTCACCCGCGAACCATGCTCACATTTTTCTTAATTTATTTTAGGAGTACACATTTTTATTCTATTTTGTAATAGACACTGTTCCCATCAACAGCAAGGCATTTTAATGGTGATTTTCTCGATTTCAAGATATGTCGGTGCGGTCCCTTAGATGTGCTCATCGAGGCAGGGTGAGTGTGTGTTGTCTGTTGAACGTGTGTCACTGTGTCTCATGAACAAGTAAACATTCACCTAACTGCTTTAATTACGTAGTGTAACAATGGAACACCAAAAACTAGCTTTAGAATGGGCTTCAAGTCCATCAAGTTCTTCAATTTATTAAGACCACGAATATTATGATCACATATACAAGAAATAACTGAAAGCAAGAATGAGATTGAAGCTGAATCCAGCTCGTTAATATCTTAAATATCTAAACATTCAAATAGTATAGATATTTATGCAGCCATGTCCCATGCTTGGGTCAAGCTAGGATGAAACTAATGGGGGACCAGGGCATCGACCCCCTCATGCTTCTTCTATGCTCTTATAGACATATTTGTCTTGTTCCTACTACAAAGATGTCTAGGTTAGCCACTCTTTGATTCTACCTCTATCCCTCGGGAGGCGGACCCAACAGTGGGTCAGGGGAGGCTTGCCCCTGGGGTCAATCCTACCCCGCCACTACCCTCGGGCCACCTGCTaccttcttcccaagcttcgtCTTTCACGAGGAAGGCTCGGAGCCGTTCTTATGAATTGGTGTTTCTCAACAAACAAGTGAATAATTGTTAATTttcattattttaaattatgtgcCCATCTCTTCTTTTCAAAATACCTCAAATAACCTTTTAAATAGTATTCATAtcttattttcaaaattatcaaaaatataaaatGTGGCATCATGGTTATTTTGATCATCAACTgtttgaaagataaaacaaAGGAAAAAGTTCAATTACTCCCCTTAtatgtatggtaaaaatttggATAACATCCTAAACTATTTTTGTTCAAAATACCCCCAGAACTATGTACCCCTCAATAAGATTTGTCTTTTTATTTCTCTATGCACAAATAGAGGTTTTGGTTGAAATTTTGCTAGGTGATAGAATAAATCATGGCATATCTTTAAAGTTACATTATGAATTTTTCTTCATTATTTGGATAGGCTAGGACGCAAACGATATATTAAGCCTTATGACATATAATTGTATAatgaaaaaatcataaaatatttttaaaagaaTTAATGATGTCCACTCTCTCGCtacaaaatttgaacttaacCCTCCACTTGTGcacatataaataaaaaaatcttgGTAAGGGACGATTGGACTAAATGATATAGTTGTGGAGggtaatttgaaaaaaaaagaataggaCTTATCCAAACTTCGGTCGTGCTTGAGGGAAgtaatttgaatttttttttcctaaatCAAATGTATCCGAAAACCGGTTAGCATTGACTATTGAGCCTAGCATTATCGAGTGATGATACACTTGAGGAACATCTACCTATCGGTACTCCTCACTACTCCACAGCCTTTGATTCATCTTTCTTATCATTTAACTTTTATAATATGCATAGCTAATTTCAACACACTAAAAAACATATTATATATTCTTCAGCTGTACATTGAAGGACAGCCCACAATACTTGGCATAAACCGCTAAAAGAGCTCTCTTGTATGGTTACCCTCGCTGTCTTCCTTTTCCACGACCTCCTTTTCCTCTTTTCTGGTGACAACGATCCATGCGTCATGCTCACATCTGCCGCCCATCCATCACCACCCTACCAGCATGGCAGCATCATAGTTGACTGCTGTTGTTTTGGCACATATGTTCCCTTGTATGATTACATAGATAATCTGAATATCATGTAGTATGTATATGTTCGTGGGGTAACGGTGTTatgctttcagtggtaggcgacgttcccaTCGACAGCGAGGCATCTATGGTGATTTCGTCAATTTCAAAAATTTGCCGAgtcagtcttcgaagatactCAAAGGTGAGATTTGTGTACGTTTGTTTATACGATGAGTGTACTGTGAGTGTTTGAGTTGTGCCgtgtaattaaaaaataaaaataaatacatTTGCCATGGAGAGCAGGGTCGACCATATAACGCAGCTAATAGGTAGCCATAGTTTGCCAACAAGCTTAGGGTATCTCCAGGAGCGACTTATATTGTTGGCTGACTCAGATTTTGCATCCGAaatgtcggtgtcccgacctgggggcctggatcccaactagtaaatgctgcgtgtttcctcgtcctagatgatgatgcaagaggcaattaCAGTAACGCatagtttatcctggttccggccgcggggccgtacgtccagcaaagggggtgtgcgagggcactgtattatcttgcacccggagtgcttgtagtaggggatacaagcgaggcgagagagggagggaagctcccaagtctctgctaggagtggagtcgattgagatgagtgctcagtagtgctgaggGTTCTCTTGGGAGAAAGAAGCCAGAGAGCCCGCTACCAACCACACggctaaaggaagcccacctcctccttttatagtcacaaggaggggcggtgcacatgagtgggggcatggaagtcgtcgttttcccctgaatcgcgggggtacagtggttggacactgtaggaagtatactgtgggaagtacactgtgggaaggcggcgcgcgtcgctgtcgtcctggattttgTCTTGGTTCTGCGAGgatcgcgccggtcgtcctgcagtgtccctgtaggcggcgcgcgtcgccgaTGTATGGTCTTCcatatacggcgcggtggcgttcgGTGGGCCCTGCGGACTAGAGTCCCGCATGCACCAGCGGCAGCGGGGTGCGTGGCGGCCCCGGGCCCCGAGGTCGGAGTGCGagcgtgcacactaggaggtccgggggacgcgcggcggtcccggactcCACAagaggggaggtccgggactccgctcGTGCATGCTGAGTGCCCCTCTTGGAAGGACACGtaacatcgccggaccccttccccagtagGAGATGAGTCCGGATGGTTGGTgtcggcagaatagtaacgggagcagtgccggacccatcttgtcccgcgtcgcatgtcccacagtgctgctacCGCCTCTGGGACGGCGGAGtggtgaccgaagtcagcggatgggaccccggtcacatccactgtgggagtggtggcctgacgccgcatgtcctttgagccgtggcagagtggctggctttcaatgccttcgtacggcgagcggttgggcggcggggccgtttgtcccttgtgctgagagatggcctcgagcgaggcggagaatgagtcaccgctcgagggtagatccgctaccctcgagcgaggcggaggtgcgttgcgcgatcgagggtcccgaagggagccctcgagcgaggcggagaatgagtcaccgctcgagggtagatccgctaccctcgagcgaggcggagattgtccagcgggcccgagagggaccctcgagcgaggcggagatcgttccgcgggttcgagggggatgtgaatgggccgcgtgctgggctttattgagtcctttcctttcttccagattggaaggaggccgtgggcttGGTTGCCTTaacagcagaagagcattgggcctgtggggtcatgcttctgtgatgtcccctagcctgaagggggatggagacgcctgaccggggcgctggcgccaggtctggcggttgttttcgcatcgtcccccccggcgacaaggttgctctcggggagatggtgcggagggcgctgtccgccagctcgaccctccgcgtggtcttcggtggaggagacgctggaagaaggcttgcgaggaaagcgtcccgctggacccgtgaggtctgggggccgcttctcgcatccctagcagcctcactgctgcgtcagctaggggctcggtgcctttctttgtCGCTCGCTCCttcccaagacagggaaaattgccacgtaggtggcaacgtgttcgTGTCTTTctatggcttcgcgccggtaaccgtttgtaatctttatttgtatttgagcaataaagtcccctttctcctctacggggaggattaccgagggtataggggtgtacatagagttatgaccctcgaatatgtgtgaagtcaccttcgcgggggcgcgtcagcgcacccgcgggtgtagcccccgaggccttggaggagagtttgtgctcgtccaagggctataaacgttgtcccgcTGGGTAGCTTTATTGGGATGGCCATCCAGCATcattttcagccggcatcggtactttttcagccggcctcgacttcgattacgaccctcgtcgcccttccgcagggaggaggggtgaagcgcaccatgctacccatgcccgggccgcgagctatggctgcttcagtgagctattagcaggttgttcaagcggacgtccgtgccccgttcgataggggtcggctcgtggtccatagacacgtcctATAAAGcactcgcgagggttcgctaggcggggctcgaacctattcgatagggtccgagggctcgatgctctccctcgatgggatcccccttctaggcaccctcgactggccttgaacactgcataggatgtctcgaactctgcgttcgagggtagcttgtacggcacatccctgcagtccctgactctggtgatctggggcgcctgtcgaaccccctgaagggccaggcttcgaccccctgatcagtaaggcctcgaaatacgattccttcgagggtaaagagacccctcgaaggaatattccgtcgtgattcggaaacgacgcagagtcgcgagtcatgcgcgcgggtcttccgctggtggtgggcgacgtggcccgatttgtgcggTGCTGTGTGGGCGCGtcttttcaggcgacagcctcaGGCAgatgaagcggcgtgggcggcggctgacggatgggatagcacaACAGTcgtgccgcgcccgccggttaccgtgccacatttattgctgcgtgcgcgcgtgggagactccgcggccATGGGGCCTATCCATCGGTGATaacaaaatctaccgcattcaatgcggtagatttgggccatGGCTACGGATGCGCCCGTCATGGTGaataaatatgaagagaaaggggatgttttgggttcacctggacatttgcctccatcctgctttgccttctccgcctccgtcgcttcctgaacccgtagccaagagcgagaaggaggaggaagaaggagaaggagagagagagagagagagagagagagagatagggaGAGAGAGACTTAGCCGTTTCGGTGCCTCCTTTCCCGCATCCTCCCTCGACTCGcggagatgtcggacatccaggagcctctgccgtgggggaaatcctccgccaccgtggcggttctggGCGACCGCGGAACCCCGACTTGggagcgccggcgtggatttccccgcacccagacgagaccgagccgaagcccccgcaaggctacgtcgTAATCTTCATGCGCCTCcatgagcgaggcttcggcgtccccgtcagtaCATTCATGAGGGccttgtgcgagtactacggagtggagctacacaatttcagccccaactccatctcgcaggcggcggtcttcgtcgccgtctgcgaggggtacctcggcatcgaagcccactgggacctctggatccatctgttccgcAGCGAACTCTTCATCAAGAACGCACGGAACTAGCCAAGGCGGTTCGCGCGtgccggtggcctgacgctccacgtccgcccgacccgga comes from Panicum virgatum strain AP13 chromosome 4K, P.virgatum_v5, whole genome shotgun sequence and encodes:
- the LOC120705004 gene encoding uncharacterized protein LOC120705004 produces the protein MACRVAALVLLLALAVALVVAPPPCAAAARVRLLADVPRATREAPGYDKMDGSAAAAAGSGFRGSPPEFDGKMAAVGNAAARVMGSVPSPGVGH